The following proteins are co-located in the Vigna angularis cultivar LongXiaoDou No.4 chromosome 2, ASM1680809v1, whole genome shotgun sequence genome:
- the LOC108329246 gene encoding pentatricopeptide repeat-containing protein At2g30780 — MKRVWRFSSHATGVQLLLFQSHFSGFSKPKHIPSFSTVLSYRQLNTVSDSFSHLIPLFTVNACSSTSTKEDLINNVTILRNELIRDSSDHVQVQSILDYKYDDLSSRYPKGYVFLELMYQLKSNSSLALKVFNWRRKRCSAENPMDTNEYSKGIIAAGRSGNIHFAIKLFKEAATKGVKTTSTYNALMSAFSVNGLADCCQSLFCDLKRDSTCDPSIVTYNILISSFGSLMLVDHMEATFREIRKLDLAMNISTYNNLIVGYITAWMWDDMEKVFQMLKSSPVQPNMKTYLLMLRGYANSGNLEKMEDTYSIVRDHVNEHEISLIRSMICAHYRSSEADKLKKIELLLKFIPEEEYKPWLNVLMIKLYAKEDLLEKMENAINKAFEHGPSIRSMGILRCIAATYYRCNAVEKLENFVRRAEISGWSTCRSLYHCKLVMYGSQKPLHELYRVLEGMENAKLACTKKTLWIMHKAYSNRGQSPMVLKTLGLMFKHGYEFPLDAIPS; from the exons ATGAAGCGAGTGTGGAGATTCTCTTCACACGCAACCGGTGTTCAGTTGTTACTCTTCCAATCCCACTTCAGTGGATTCTCCAAACCCAAACACATTCCCTCCTTCTCCACCGTGCTATCTTATCGCCAGCTCAACACGGTGTCAGACTCGTTCTCTCACCTCATTCCATTGTTCACCGTCAATGCttgttcttcaacttcaaccaaaGAGGATCTCATCAACAACGTCACTATTCTTAGGAATGAACTAATTCGGGATTCCTCCGACCATGTTCAGGTTCAAAGCATTTTGGACTATAAGTATGACGATCTCAGTAGCCGCTACCCCAAGGGATATGTGTTCTTGGAACTTATGTATCAATTGAAATCAAATTCTTCTCTTGCTCTTAAG GTGTTTAACTGGAGAAGGAAAAGATGTAGTGCTGAAAACCCTATGGATACGAATGAGTACTCAAAGGGTATAATAGCTGCAGGTAGATCTGGGAATATTCATTTTGCTATTAAGCTCTTTAAGGAGGCTGCTACCAAAGGTGTCAAGACGACTAGCACTTACAATGCGCTAATGAGTGCCTTCTCGGTCAATGGTCTTGCTGATTGCTGTCAGTCCTTGTTTTGTGATCTGAAGAGGGATTCAACTTGCGATCCTTCTATTGTCACATACAACATTCTCATATCTAGTTTTGGTAGCTTGATGCTGGTTGATCACATGGAAGCAACATTCCGTGAGATTCGAAAGTTAGACCTTGCCATGAATATCAGCActtataataacttaattgttgGATATATCACAGCTTGGATGTGGGATGATATGGAAAAGGTGTTTCAAATGTTGAAGTCGAGCCCTGTCCAGCCTAACATGAAAACCTACCTGCTAATGCTTCGTGGGTATGCAAATTCAGGTAACCTGGAAAAGATGGAAGATACGTACTCCATTGTAAGGGATCATGTAAATGAACATGAAATTTCATTAATCAGAAGTATGATATGTGCCCATTATAGAAGTTCTGAAGCAGATAAACTTAAGAAGATAGAGTTGCTATTGAAGTTTATTCCAGAAGAGGAGTACAAACCATGGTTAAATGTGTTGATGATTAAACTCTATGCCAAGGAAGACTTGTTAGAGAAGATGGAGAATGCTATAAATAAGGCATTTGAACATGGACCATCTATTAGAAGCATGGGTATCTTGAGATGCATTGCTGCAACTTATTATCGGTGCAATGCTGTAGAAAAGCTAGAAAATTTTGTGAGACGTGCTGAAATCTCTGGGTGGAGTACCTGCCGCTCCTTATATCATTGTAAACTGGTCATGTATGGGTCACAGAAGCCCTTACATGAATTGTATCGTGTCCTTGAGGGGATGGAAAATGCCAAACTTGCTTGTACGAAGAAAACATTATGGATAATGCACAAAGCTTACAGCAACCGTGGCCAGAGTCCCATGGTTTTGAAAACACTGGGGCTAATGTTCAAACATGGTTACGAATTTCCTTTGGACGCAATTCCATCATAA
- the LOC108329322 gene encoding gibberellin receptor GID1B — protein MAGSNQVNLNESRSVVPLNTWVLISNFKLSYKLLRRDDGTFNRELAEFLDRKVPANAIPVHGVFSIDHVDRNVSSFYRVYLPASGDEAQWGIRDLERPLSTTEIVPVIIFFHGGSFSHSSANSAIYDTFCRYLVSICKAAVVSVNYRRSPEHRYPCAYDDGWAALEWVKSRTWLQSGRESKVHVYLAGDSSGGNIVHHVAVKAAEEEIEVLGNILLHPLFGGEKRTESELRLDGKYFVRLKDRDWYWRAFLPEGENRDHPACNPFGPRGRSLAGLRFPKSLVCVAGLDLLQDWQLAYTKGLEDSGQEVKLLYLKDATIGFYFLPNNEHFYCLMREINNFVNSDC, from the exons ATGGCTGGCAGTAACCAAGTCAATCTCAATGAATCTAGG AGTGTTGTTCCGCTGAATACGTGGGTGTTAATCTCGAATTTCAAGCTGTCTTATAAGCTTCTCAGACGTGATGACGGAACTTTCAATCGTGAGTTGGCGGAGTTTCTTGATAGGAAGGTCCCTGCCAATGCAATTCCCGTTCATGGGGTGTTTTCAATCGATCATGTTGATAGAAACGTTAGCTCGTTTTACCGGGTGTATTTGCCGGCCTCTGGGGACGAGGCTCAATGGGGTATCAGAGACCTTGAGAGGCCGTTGAGCACCACGGAAATTGTTCCTGTAATCATATTCTTTCATGGGGGAAGCTTCTCTCATTCCTCGGCAAACAGTGCTATCTACGATACCTTCTGCAGGTACCTTGTGAGCATTTGCAAGGCTGCTGTGGTGTCCGTGAACTACCGGAGATCGCCGGAGCATCGGTATCCGTGCGCCTACGATGATGGATGGGCAGCATTGGAGTGGGTGAAGTCCAGAACGTGGCTGCAAAGTGGGAGGGAGTCCAAGGTTCATGTCTACTTGGCAGGGGACAGTTCTGGTGGGAACATTGTTCATCATGTGGCAGTAAAGGCTGCGGAGGAAGAAATTGAGGTCCTGGGGAATATTCTTCTTCACCCTTTGTTCGGAGGAGAGAAGAGGACGGAATCAGAGTTGAGGTTGGATGGGAAATACTTTGTGAGGTTGAAGGATCGTGATTGGTATTGGAGGGCTTTTCTGCCTGAAGGAGAGAATAGAGACCACCCTGCTTGCAACCCCTTTGGACCAAGGGGGAGAAGCCTTGCGGGACTCAGGTTCCCCAAAAGTCTTGTTTGCGTGGCTGGTTTGGATCTTCTGCAGGATTGGCAACTGGCATATACAAAAGGTCTCGAGGATTCTGGACAAGAGGTCAAACTTCTCTATCTCAAGGATGCCACTATTGGCTTCTACTTCTTGCCAAACAATGAACATTTCTACTGCCTCATGAGGGAAATCAACAACTTCGTGAATTCTGACTGTTAA